The genomic window AGAAAAATAAAATGAACAAAATCAATGGAATGCAGCTGTCGTTGATTAATATGGAACCAACAATTACAAACGGTTTAGAGATCAATGTTTCAAGTAATATGGGAAGCAGTGCGGTTACGAACGGAGTTGCTGTATCCCCTTTTTTTAATATTCATCATGAGATGAAAGGTTTTTCGATAGCCCCTTTAGCAAATGTCGGTAAAAAATGCCGGGGTCTACAGATCGGAATTTTCAATAAATGCGAAGATTTCAGAGGGATACAGCTGGGATGGTGGAATGAAAATGAGAAAAGAAAGCTGCCTTTCGTTAATTGGAATTTTAAAGCGAAAATAAAAAAGCCATGAAAACCATACCCTATTTATTAATTGCTGCAAGATTTATTTTAGCACCTGTCATCCTTTTATTAGCCTATTTTAAAGGTGCAGAAGCCAGATTTTTAATTTTGGCATTCATGTATTTCGGATTATTTACCGATATTTTCGATGGGATTATTGCCCGGAAGGCCGGTGTTTCTTCGGAAAAATTAAGAAGGCTGGACAGCCAGACCGATCTGGTTTTCTGGCTCTCTCTGGGATTTGCCGCTTACTTGTTGAATCCGGGATTGATAAAAAGCGAATGGAAGGGCGTTGTTCTAATCTTTGTCATGGAAGCTCTCTGTTATGTGATCAGCTGGCTCAAATTCGGTAAAGAAACCTGTACTCATGCGTGGCTTTCAAAATTATGGGGATTAAGCCTTCTTCTGGCATTAACTTATGTAATCGGTTTTCAGAAAACAGGCTGGCCTTTTAGCTTAACGGTAATCCTGGGTTTTATTTCGCATGTCGACGTAATTTTGATTATTCTACTGCTTCCGAAGTGGCAGTATGATGTTCCGAGCTCCTACCATGCATGGAAAATCAGGAAAGGGAAAAAACGTAAGAAAACGGTTTTGTTTAACTAAACCTAATTCAGATAAAAGATAAAAATAGGAAAATTTTAAAGTGAAAGTAATTTTCTCTTATGTATTGAAGAAAATTAAACAACGATAAATATTTAAGTCTTAAAACGTTTTTTGTACCTTTGCGGACATTAATTTTTACACAAAAATTTTAATCAACAAATGAAAAAGCAGACCATTAAGGAAATCCTACAGGATTACAAGAAAGTATTACATCATGACATTACGGTTTACGGCTGGGTAAGAACGTTTCGTGCCAATCGCTTTATTGCGCTAAATGATGGTTCTACAATTAATAATTTGCAGATTGTTGTTGATTTCGAAAATTTCGATGAAGAGCTTATCGGTAAAATCAGTACGGCAGCTTCTCTGAAGATCGTAGGTGAAGTGGTGGAGAGCCAGGGAGCCGGACAGGCCGTGGAGATCGTGGCAAAGAAAATTACCATTTTAGGCGATAACTTTACGGAAGACAGAGATAAAACCATTCTTCAGCCGAAAAAGCACTCCTTGGAAACATTGAGAGAACAGGCGCACCTGAGATTCCGGACAAACCTTTTCGGAGCGGTTTTCAGAGTACGTCACGCCGTAAGTTTTGCGGTGCATTCTTTCTTTAACCAAAACCAGTTCTTTTACATCAATACACCGGTAATCACGGGTGCTGATGCGGAAGGAGCAGGGGAAATGTTCGGGGTGACAAACTTTGACCTGAATGCTATCCCGAGAGACGAGCAGGGCGATATTGATTTTTCTCAGGATTTTTTCGGAAGAAAAACCAACCTTACGGTTTCCGGACAGCTTGAAGGGGAAACGGCAGCCATGGGATTAGGGAGAATTTATACTTTCGGACCGACATTCCGTGCAGAAAATTCCAATACGACACGACACCTGGCGGAATTCTGGATGATCGAGCCGGAAGTGGCTTTCAATAACCTTGAAGACAACATCGATCTGGCGGAAGATTTCCTGAAATACGTCATTCAATATGTACTGGATAACTGCAAAGATGATCTTGAGTTCCTGGATAATCGTTTTGCAGAAGAGCAAAAATCCAAGCCGGAAAAAGAGAGAGCTAAAGAAGGGTTGATCGAGAAGCTTGAAAATGTAGTGGCTAAGCGGTTTAAAAGAGTCTCTTATACCGAAGCTATTGAGATCCTGTTAAATTCAAAAGAAAATAAAAAAGGCAAGTTCCAGTATCCGGTAGAAAACTGGGGAACGGATCTTCAGTCCGAGCACGAAAGATACCTGGTAGAAAAACATTTCGAAAGCCCGGTAGTGTTGTTCGATTATCCGAAAGAGATTAAAGCTTTTTATATGAAGCTTAATGACGATAACAAAACCGTTGCGGCAATGGACGTTCTTTTCCCGGGAATCGGCGAGATTATCGGAGGTTCTGAGAGAGAAGCTAGGCTGGATGTATTGAAGCAGAAAATGGCTGATATGCACGTTGACGAACATGAGCTTTGGTGGTATCTGGATACCAGAAAATTCGGCTCCGTACCGCACGCCGGTTTCGGATTAGGATTGGAAAGACTTGTTCTTTTCGTAACGGGAATGACAAACATCCGGGACGTAATCCCTTTCCCAAGAACACCGAAAAATGCAGAGTTCTAAAAAATTGGCTAAATAATATTGAAATCCTTCTGATTTTTCAGAAGGATTTTTTTTATAACTTTACTAATTAACAGGGGACTTGGTGGAATGGTCAGAGAAAAGAGCTAGAAGGAATCGTGCAGGCAGACCGTGGAGATTTTGTTACTGAAAATGAGGTTAAAGAAACGCTAGATCAAGGCTTCAAATAAAATGGACCAGAAAAGCGCTTTGTTCTTTTGCTGATACTTTAAAGTATTGGAATGTTCATAATTCTTCCGAAAAATATTCGAAAAAATTAAGGAAGTCGAAAAGATGCAAAAGCTGATCGCTGAAAATCCGGATATGGGTTCGGTCTCTGAGATAAAAGGCATAAGATTTATCTTAATTGATAAAAATTTTTCACTTTATTACAGATTCAATAAAGATGCGGTAGAAATTCTTGCTTTCTTGGATAACCGTAGAAATCCTGAAAATCTGGATGTATAAAAAGAGCAGGCTTTATTTTTCTTCCGGAATTCTCCATTTTTTTATTCCTGTTATCATTTTAACAATAAACGCAAAAAAGCCCTGATAGTCATACTTCAGGGCTTTTTCTGTTTATTTTAAATAGCTTATTATGTGGCATTGAGTACAAAAATCGTGCTAAAAACTATTTTTCTCAAAATATTTTATTAAATTCGTAGAATATGTTATGTTAAAACACCATCCAGTAATATGCTAAAACAACACTTACAACTCAAATTAGGGCAAAAGCTGGCACCCCAGCAAATCCAGTTGATGAAGCTGATCCAGCTGCACACATTAGAATTTGAGGAGGAACTTGAAAGAGAATTAGAAGAAAACCCGGCATTAGAAATTGCAAAAGAAGAATCTAAAGAAGATGAATATGCCACCCTTGAAGATTCATATGAAACTGAAGGAACGGAAAGCATTGAAACTGATTTTGATGTCGACCAGTATCTGTACGACGATGAACCAAGCTATAAAACTGCATCCAGCAACTATTCTTCAGACGATGAAGAATTCGATAACGAAAGCCTTTTAACGGAAGGTCAGTCATTATACGATTATCTGCTCGAGCAGATCCACCTTGTAAACATCAGTGAAGAAGACGAGAAAATTGCAGAATATATCATCGGAAATCTTGATACCGACGGTTATTTAAGAAGAGAGATCAAATCCCTCGTCGATGACCTGGCTTTCTCGCAGGGAATTTATACCACAAAGGAAAATGTAGAGGATATCCTTGAAAACTATGTGCAGAAGCTGGATCCGCCGGGAGTAGGCGCGAGAGGACTTCAGGAATGCCTTCTCTTACAGATCGAGAAGAAAGTAAGCTCTGATAAAGCGGTCTCTCTGGCTGCAAATATATTGAGACATCAATTTGATGCTTTAACCAACAAGCATTACAATAAAATCATTCAGAAATACGATATCGAAGAAGAAGACCTCCGTGATGCTTTGGACGAAATTTCAAAGTTGTCTCCGAAAGTAGGCGGAAACTTCGATACCCAGACCATTACAATCAACCAGGAAATCATTCCGGATTTTGTCATTCAGGTGAAAGACGGGCAGGTTGTTCCGATGCTGAACAGCAAGAACGCTCCTACATTAAGGGTTTCCGAAGAGTACAAAGATATTTTATCAACGTATTCTCATGATAAAAACTCTTCAGAGCATAAGCAGGCAGCTTTATTTATCAAGCAGAAGCTGGATGCTGCCAAATGGTATATCGATGCCATCAATCAGCGTCAGAATACGTTATTACAGACGATAACAGCCATTGTGAAATTCCAGAAAGATTATTTTCTTACCGGTGATGAAAAATCCCTGAGACCAATGATCTTAAAAGATGTGGCGGATATTACCGGTTTTGATATTTCAACGATTTCCAGAGTGGTAAAAAGCAAGTACGCCGATACGCCGAACGGAATTATCTATCTTAAAGATCTGTTCTCAGACAGTCTCACCAATGATGACGGTGAAGAAGTTTCCACGAAAGAGATCAAAACCCATCTTCAGGAAGTCATCAGCAAAGAGAATAAGAGAAAGCCATTGACCGATGATGCTTTGGTCGTAATCTTAAAAGAGCAGGGCTATAATATTGCAAGAAGAACGATCGCCAAATATCGCGAACAGCTGAATATTCCGGTAGCACGGTTAAGAAAAGAACTTTAAAATAAAACGAAAAAAGCATTTCAAATTGAAATGCTTTTTTTCGTTTTTATGATACAGTAAAGTTTCAGGCTTTTATATTTTCCAAGCCGAGTTCCTTTATCGAGACCTCTCTCATTTCCACTTTCCTGATTTTTCCTGAGATCGTCATGGGAAAATCCTCCACAAATTTCCAGTATTTCGGAACTTTATAGTGGGCAATTTTTCCCTTACAATAGTCCAGTAGCTCATCTTCGGTAACATTAAAGCCTTTCCGTATTTTTACCCAGGCCATCACTTCTTCCCCGAACCTTTCACTTGGTACTCCAATGATCTGAACATCCAGAATATTAGGGTACGTATACAGGAAATCTTCAATTTCTTTAGGCGAAATATTCTCTCCGCCGCGAATGATGAGGTCTTTTATTCTTCCGGAAATAGTAATATAGCCTTCTTCATCCATTACCGCCAGATCACCGGTGTGCATCCAGCGTCCGTCGTCAATTACTTTTCGGGTGTTTTCGGGATCGTTCCAGTATTTCAGCATTACCGAATATCCACGGGTACAAAGTTCGCCATGTTCGCCGCGTGTTACAATTTTCCCGTCATTATCGATGATCTTTATTTCCAGGTGATCATGAACTGTTCCTACGGTATTAACCTGCTTTTCGAATGGCGTTCCGATCAGCGTTTGCGTAGAAACGGGTGAGGTTTCCGTCATTCCATAACAGATGCTCATTTCTTTAATGTTCATCAGGCTTTCTACCTTTTTCATAATTTCCGGAGGGCAAACGGAGCCTGCCATAACCCCGGTCCTCAGATTTGAAAAATCAAAAGTATCGAAATTTTTTACAGCCAGCTCGGCGATAAACATCGTCGGAACTCCATATA from Chryseobacterium sp. SORGH_AS_0447 includes these protein-coding regions:
- a CDS encoding CDP-alcohol phosphatidyltransferase family protein, with the protein product MKTIPYLLIAARFILAPVILLLAYFKGAEARFLILAFMYFGLFTDIFDGIIARKAGVSSEKLRRLDSQTDLVFWLSLGFAAYLLNPGLIKSEWKGVVLIFVMEALCYVISWLKFGKETCTHAWLSKLWGLSLLLALTYVIGFQKTGWPFSLTVILGFISHVDVILIILLLPKWQYDVPSSYHAWKIRKGKKRKKTVLFN
- a CDS encoding type II toxin-antitoxin system RelE/ParE family toxin; this translates as MQKLIAENPDMGSVSEIKGIRFILIDKNFSLYYRFNKDAVEILAFLDNRRNPENLDV
- the rpoN gene encoding RNA polymerase factor sigma-54, which codes for MLKQHLQLKLGQKLAPQQIQLMKLIQLHTLEFEEELERELEENPALEIAKEESKEDEYATLEDSYETEGTESIETDFDVDQYLYDDEPSYKTASSNYSSDDEEFDNESLLTEGQSLYDYLLEQIHLVNISEEDEKIAEYIIGNLDTDGYLRREIKSLVDDLAFSQGIYTTKENVEDILENYVQKLDPPGVGARGLQECLLLQIEKKVSSDKAVSLAANILRHQFDALTNKHYNKIIQKYDIEEEDLRDALDEISKLSPKVGGNFDTQTITINQEIIPDFVIQVKDGQVVPMLNSKNAPTLRVSEEYKDILSTYSHDKNSSEHKQAALFIKQKLDAAKWYIDAINQRQNTLLQTITAIVKFQKDYFLTGDEKSLRPMILKDVADITGFDISTISRVVKSKYADTPNGIIYLKDLFSDSLTNDDGEEVSTKEIKTHLQEVISKENKRKPLTDDALVVILKEQGYNIARRTIAKYREQLNIPVARLRKEL
- the asnS gene encoding asparagine--tRNA ligase encodes the protein MKKQTIKEILQDYKKVLHHDITVYGWVRTFRANRFIALNDGSTINNLQIVVDFENFDEELIGKISTAASLKIVGEVVESQGAGQAVEIVAKKITILGDNFTEDRDKTILQPKKHSLETLREQAHLRFRTNLFGAVFRVRHAVSFAVHSFFNQNQFFYINTPVITGADAEGAGEMFGVTNFDLNAIPRDEQGDIDFSQDFFGRKTNLTVSGQLEGETAAMGLGRIYTFGPTFRAENSNTTRHLAEFWMIEPEVAFNNLEDNIDLAEDFLKYVIQYVLDNCKDDLEFLDNRFAEEQKSKPEKERAKEGLIEKLENVVAKRFKRVSYTEAIEILLNSKENKKGKFQYPVENWGTDLQSEHERYLVEKHFESPVVLFDYPKEIKAFYMKLNDDNKTVAAMDVLFPGIGEIIGGSEREARLDVLKQKMADMHVDEHELWWYLDTRKFGSVPHAGFGLGLERLVLFVTGMTNIRDVIPFPRTPKNAEF